One stretch of Acidobacteriota bacterium DNA includes these proteins:
- a CDS encoding RNA-binding protein codes for MQFDRRNFLKSLSRTALVLSFEQIFGSLGLRGQNVPAQGMSNSQAGPAREALNPLGITFIDVARQAGLNAKTIFGGMKKNKYLLETTGCGVAFYDYDNDGWLDIFLVNGWRLEGFPKGEEPTCHLFKNNRDGTFTDVTIRAGLARSGWGQGVCVGDYDNDGFEDLFISYYGQNALYHNNGDGTFSDVTAKAGLTQKATHWSTGCAFVDYDHDGYLDLFVANYIDLDLKTAPVPESGPCLYKGVMVACGPPGLNGGKDILYHNNGDGTFTDVSERSGITKTASTYGLGVLTADFDEDGWPDIYVANDSTASALFHNLKNGCFEDIAVAAGAALSPDGKPQAGMGVAAGDYDHDGHLDIVKTNFAGDTHSLYRNLGNDNFDDTTFQAGLGLNTKYLGWGCGFFDMDNDGWLDILVCNGHVYPEVEQLRTEAAYAQRKLLYRNLRNGHFDDVSMQAGPGISTPAPARGAAFGDFDNDGDIDIVVNCVNNLPQLIRCDSSTGNHWIKVRTIGTKSNRSGIGARIKCVARIPGVEKPIEQVDEVRSGGSYFSQNDLRVHFGLGKAAKVDLLQVRWPSGQLDELKDLDVDRVIHLKEGQGIVKADVFKKK; via the coding sequence TTGCAGTTCGATCGTCGTAACTTTTTGAAGTCGCTCAGCCGCACTGCGCTTGTTTTGAGCTTCGAGCAGATCTTCGGCAGCCTCGGATTGCGTGGCCAAAATGTACCCGCGCAAGGAATGTCAAACTCGCAAGCAGGGCCAGCGAGAGAAGCATTGAATCCGCTCGGTATTACGTTCATCGATGTTGCTCGCCAAGCAGGTCTGAACGCCAAGACCATTTTCGGTGGAATGAAGAAGAACAAATACCTTCTCGAGACAACCGGCTGCGGAGTCGCATTTTACGACTACGACAACGATGGATGGCTCGACATCTTCCTCGTGAATGGCTGGCGTCTCGAAGGATTTCCCAAAGGGGAAGAGCCAACCTGCCATCTGTTTAAGAACAATCGCGACGGCACGTTTACCGATGTCACGATCAGAGCAGGTCTCGCGCGCTCCGGTTGGGGACAGGGGGTTTGTGTTGGTGATTACGACAATGATGGATTCGAAGATCTCTTCATCAGTTATTACGGGCAGAATGCCCTTTATCACAATAACGGTGACGGCACTTTCAGTGATGTAACCGCAAAAGCGGGACTTACGCAAAAAGCGACACACTGGAGCACTGGCTGCGCGTTCGTGGACTACGATCACGATGGATATCTTGATCTCTTTGTTGCCAACTACATCGATCTTGATCTAAAAACGGCACCTGTTCCTGAATCGGGACCATGTCTTTATAAAGGCGTAATGGTTGCCTGCGGTCCGCCTGGGCTGAATGGCGGCAAAGATATTCTGTATCACAACAACGGTGACGGAACTTTCACCGATGTTTCCGAACGGTCGGGGATCACAAAGACTGCCAGCACCTACGGGCTTGGAGTGCTCACCGCCGACTTCGACGAAGATGGTTGGCCCGACATCTACGTGGCAAACGATTCCACCGCCAGCGCCTTGTTCCATAACCTGAAGAACGGGTGTTTCGAAGATATCGCTGTTGCCGCTGGAGCTGCCCTGAGTCCCGATGGTAAGCCTCAAGCCGGTATGGGAGTCGCTGCCGGGGACTACGACCACGACGGCCATCTCGACATCGTCAAGACGAACTTCGCGGGCGACACGCACTCACTTTACCGAAATCTTGGCAATGACAACTTCGATGACACGACTTTCCAAGCCGGCTTAGGCCTTAATACAAAATACCTGGGCTGGGGCTGCGGCTTCTTCGATATGGATAATGATGGATGGCTCGATATCCTGGTCTGTAACGGGCATGTTTATCCCGAAGTGGAACAGCTCCGCACTGAAGCAGCGTATGCACAGCGCAAACTCCTTTATCGCAATCTGCGCAACGGCCACTTTGACGATGTCTCGATGCAAGCCGGTCCTGGGATCTCTACGCCGGCTCCGGCCAGGGGCGCCGCCTTCGGCGATTTCGACAACGATGGAGACATCGACATCGTTGTGAACTGCGTGAACAATCTTCCCCAGCTTATTCGCTGCGATTCCAGCACAGGCAATCATTGGATCAAAGTGCGGACGATTGGCACGAAGTCGAACCGAAGTGGGATTGGCGCGCGTATCAAATGTGTAGCACGCATTCCGGGTGTCGAGAAGCCAATCGAGCAGGTCGACGAAGTTCGCAGCGGCGGCAGCTACTTCTCTCAAAACGATCTGCGCGTGCATTTTGGACTGGGCAAAGCAGCGAAAGTTGACTTGTTGCAGGTACGCTGGCCTAGCGGGCAGCTGGATGAGCTGAAGGACTTGGACGTCGACCGAGTGATCCACTTAAAAGAGGGCCAAGGCATCGTGAAAGCAGATGTCTTCAAAAAGAAGTGA
- a CDS encoding RNA-binding protein, with protein MFIRSRTRGLLLLLLSLASALAQSPKAPVADFQDVAEKAGLKFEIVSGDKESKKYIVETTGTGVAIFDYDNDGWPDIFIVNGTTVAQTPNGSGPTNHLFHNNHDGTFADVTEKAGLRSSGWGQGVCAGDYDNDGFDDLYVTYYGKNRLYHNQGNGTFKELAEAAGVAGTGKEWGTGCSFVDYDRDGLLDIVVANYVDFDLATTPAPGQGTSCMWKGVPVMCGPRGLKSAPNVLYHNLGRGKFEDVSKKAGIDKTSGHYAFSVSTLDFDNDGWPDIYIACDSTPSILYRNNHDGTFTDVAVVAGAAFNEDGREQAGMGSTIGDFDGDGKLDIFKTNFSDDSSTLYRNNGDGTFTDATYSSGLGLHTQYLGWGTMFIDFDNDGWPDLLLVNGHVYPEVDKYKLGSDYQEPRILYRNTGKGTFEDVSSASGPAILRKASGRGLAISDLWNNGKIAAVITNMGEAPSLLVNQMNYPNHWMGIKTIGTKSNRDGIGARITMKANGRVFVDEVRSGSSYSSSNDMRVHFGLGAATKVESLEVRWPSGLMESFDPKVDAINTVREGFGRPVMTSKAAVAIAN; from the coding sequence ATGTTCATCCGCAGTCGAACCAGAGGTTTGCTTCTACTCCTCTTATCGTTAGCTTCAGCCTTGGCGCAATCGCCCAAGGCGCCCGTGGCTGACTTTCAGGACGTTGCCGAGAAAGCGGGCCTGAAATTCGAAATCGTCTCCGGCGATAAAGAAAGCAAGAAATACATCGTCGAAACTACCGGCACCGGCGTCGCAATTTTTGATTACGACAATGACGGCTGGCCCGACATCTTCATCGTGAATGGAACTACCGTGGCACAGACTCCCAACGGTTCCGGACCTACGAATCACTTGTTCCACAACAATCACGACGGCACTTTTGCTGATGTCACCGAAAAAGCCGGCCTTCGATCGTCTGGCTGGGGGCAAGGCGTCTGCGCAGGCGATTACGACAATGATGGGTTCGACGATCTGTACGTGACCTATTACGGCAAGAACCGGCTCTATCACAATCAGGGAAATGGCACATTCAAAGAATTGGCTGAAGCTGCCGGTGTCGCCGGCACGGGCAAAGAGTGGGGCACAGGGTGCTCATTTGTTGATTATGATCGCGACGGTCTTCTCGACATCGTCGTCGCCAACTACGTCGATTTTGATCTGGCCACCACGCCTGCTCCGGGCCAGGGTACATCCTGCATGTGGAAGGGCGTTCCAGTGATGTGTGGTCCGCGTGGGCTGAAGAGCGCGCCAAATGTTTTGTATCACAACCTCGGCCGCGGCAAGTTTGAAGACGTAAGCAAGAAAGCAGGCATCGACAAGACCTCAGGCCATTACGCTTTCAGCGTCTCGACTCTGGACTTTGACAACGATGGTTGGCCCGATATTTACATCGCGTGCGATAGCACACCCAGCATTCTCTATCGGAACAATCACGACGGCACCTTCACTGATGTCGCGGTGGTCGCAGGCGCCGCCTTCAACGAAGACGGACGCGAACAAGCCGGCATGGGATCTACGATCGGCGACTTCGACGGCGATGGCAAGCTCGACATTTTTAAGACTAATTTCTCTGACGATAGCTCCACGCTGTATCGCAACAACGGCGACGGCACCTTCACAGACGCTACGTACTCCTCCGGCCTGGGTCTGCATACTCAGTATCTGGGATGGGGGACGATGTTCATCGACTTCGATAACGATGGCTGGCCCGACCTGCTCCTGGTGAATGGCCACGTATATCCAGAGGTCGATAAATATAAGCTTGGCTCGGATTACCAGGAGCCGCGCATCCTATATCGCAATACGGGGAAGGGAACTTTTGAAGACGTCTCGAGTGCCTCGGGACCAGCGATCCTGCGCAAAGCGTCGGGCCGCGGGCTCGCAATTAGCGATTTGTGGAACAACGGAAAGATCGCAGCGGTCATTACCAATATGGGAGAGGCTCCGAGTCTGTTGGTTAACCAGATGAACTATCCCAACCATTGGATGGGGATTAAGACAATCGGAACAAAGTCAAACCGCGACGGCATCGGTGCGCGCATCACCATGAAGGCAAATGGCAGAGTTTTCGTGGACGAGGTACGCAGCGGCTCGAGCTACAGCTCATCGAATGATATGCGAGTTCATTTTGGATTAGGAGCAGCGACGAAAGTCGAGTCACTCGAGGTACGCTGGCCAAGCGGACTCATGGAAAGCTTCGATCCAAAAGTGGATGCTATCAATACCGTAAGAGAAGGATTTGGGAGGCCAGTCATGACTAGCAAAGCGGCGGTTGCAATCGCAAACTAG